The Streptomyces sp. SS1-1 genome has a segment encoding these proteins:
- a CDS encoding glycosyltransferase family 4 protein, with amino-acid sequence MHKTLIVTNDFPPRPGGIQAFLHNMALRLDPERLVVHASTWKRGREGAEATAAFDAEQPFTVVRDRTTMLLPTPGATRRAAGLLREHGCTSVWFGAAAPLGLMAPALRRAGAERLVATTHGHEAGWAQLPAARQLLGRIGESTDTITYLGEYTRSRIARALTPEAAARMVQLPPGVDEKTFHPGSGGDEVRARLGLTDRPVVVCVSRLVRRKGQDTLIRALPRIVAAEPDTVLLIVGGGPYEQDLRRLARETGVAGSVRFTGAVPWSELPAHYGAGDVFAMPCRTRRGGLDVEGLGIVYLEASATGLPVVAGDSGGAPDAVLDGETGWVVPGGSPRDAADRIVTLLGDAGLRARMGERGRAWVEEKWRWDLLAERLEALL; translated from the coding sequence TCGACCCCGAGCGCCTCGTCGTCCACGCCTCCACCTGGAAGCGCGGACGGGAGGGCGCCGAGGCCACCGCCGCGTTCGACGCCGAGCAGCCCTTCACGGTCGTCCGGGACCGGACGACGATGCTGCTGCCGACGCCGGGGGCGACCCGGCGGGCGGCCGGTCTGCTGCGGGAGCACGGCTGCACGTCGGTGTGGTTCGGGGCGGCGGCGCCGCTCGGCCTGATGGCGCCGGCGCTGCGCAGGGCGGGCGCCGAGCGGCTGGTGGCGACGACCCACGGCCACGAGGCGGGCTGGGCGCAGCTGCCCGCCGCCCGGCAGCTGCTGGGCCGCATCGGGGAGAGCACCGACACGATCACCTACCTCGGCGAGTACACCCGCTCACGGATCGCCCGGGCCCTGACACCCGAGGCGGCCGCGCGGATGGTGCAGCTGCCGCCCGGCGTCGACGAGAAGACCTTCCACCCCGGCTCCGGCGGCGACGAGGTCCGGGCCCGGCTCGGGCTCACGGACCGGCCCGTCGTGGTGTGCGTGTCCCGGCTGGTGCGCCGCAAGGGCCAGGACACCCTGATCCGGGCGCTGCCCCGCATCGTGGCCGCCGAGCCGGACACCGTGCTGCTCATCGTCGGCGGCGGCCCCTACGAGCAGGACCTGCGCCGGCTGGCCCGGGAGACCGGTGTCGCCGGCTCGGTCCGCTTCACCGGGGCCGTGCCCTGGTCCGAGCTGCCCGCGCACTACGGCGCCGGTGACGTCTTCGCCATGCCGTGCCGCACCCGCCGGGGCGGTCTCGACGTGGAGGGGCTCGGCATCGTCTACCTGGAGGCGTCGGCGACCGGGCTGCCGGTCGTGGCCGGCGACTCCGGCGGGGCGCCGGACGCCGTGCTGGACGGGGAGACCGGCTGGGTGGTGCCCGGCGGCTCCCCGCGGGACGCGGCCGACCGCATCGTCACGCTGCTCGGGGACGCCGGACTGCGGGCCCGGATGGGGGAGCGGGGCCGGGCGTGGGTCGAGGAGAAGTGGCGCTGGGACCTGCTGGCGGAGCGGCTCGAAGCCCTGCTCTGA